GCGGAACTCGCCGAACGGGCCGGTGAAGGTGACCGGGTCGCCCGCCTTAAGGTTGTGGAGGTAGGTGGAGGCGATGCCGCCTGGCACGAGGCGGACGACGAGTTCCACGACGTTCGGCTCGTGAACGGGTGAACTGATGGAATAGGCCCGCCAGACGGGTCCGGCCGGCGACGGGGCCTGAATCTGCACGTACTGCCCCGCGCGGTGCGCGATCTCGGCTGGTTCCACGAGCCGCAGGCGGATCTCCTTGGTGTCGTACGTCAGGTCGCGCGTGCTCTCGACCGTCGCCGAGTAGAGCCGCACGTTCAGAATCTCTTCGGGGATCCGAAGGTCCAGGTCCTGGCGGACCTTGACCTGGCAGGCCAGACGCAGGCCGGCGCGGATGTCCTTGCGCGCCAGGTATGGCAGTTCGGTCGGGAGGACCGGTCCGCCGCCCGCGAGGACCGTTACTTTGCAGTATCCGCAGGTCCCCTGGCCGCCGCACGCGCTCGGAACGTAGATTTCCTGGCTGCCCAGGGCCTCGAGGAGCGACTGCCCGCCCTCGACTTCGAGGACGCGTTCGCCGGCGTTGACGCTGACCTTGCAGATGCCGTAGTCCAGGAGGAACCGCTCGGCCGCGATCAGAAACAGCGCGAGGGCCGCGAGGAGCCCGACGAACATCGCGATCGAGACCAGGTAAATCATCGTTCCGCCCTACTGGATCGAGACCATGCCCGCGAAGCCCATGAACGCGAGGGCCATGACGCCTGTGACGATCATCGTGACGGCGACGCCCTGGAACGGGGCGGGGATGTTGGCGTAGCGCATCTTCTGCCTCAGGCCGGCCATCAGGACGATCGCCAGGGCCCACCCGACGCCGGCGCCGGCGCCGAAGCCGACCGCCTGGAAAAACGTGTAACCGAAGTTGACCATGAATAGCGCCGCGCCGAGGATCGCGCAGTTGACGGTGATGAGGGGGAGGAAAATGCCCAGGGCGTAGTAGAGGCGCGGGCTGAACCGTTCCAGGAACATCTCCACCAGTTGGACGAACGCCGCGATCACCGCGATGAAGACCACGAACTGAAGGTGCCCGAGGTCGTACGGCACGAGGACGTACTGGTACACGAGGTAGTTGATGACGGTCGTCGCGGTCATGACGAAGGTGACGGCGACGCCGAGGCCGACGGCCGTCGGGAACTCGCGTGAGCAGGCCAGGAACGAGCACATCCCGAGGAAGTACGTCAGGAGGATGTTGTTGGTGAAGACGGCGGCGACGAAAATCACGAGGGCGCTGGTGTCGTTCATGTCCGGGCCTCCCGCTCCTTGCGCAGGCCGAGCGCGTAGAGGAGCGCCACGAGGAACCCCAGGGCGATGAAGGCTCCCGGCGCCCCCCGCAGGACCAGGTTCATCGGGTAGTTGGGGATCTCGAGGAGGACCCGCTCGCCGAAGACGATGGTTCCCGTTCCGCCAAGTTCCCGCACCAGGCCGATGATCGCCAGGATGAAGGTGTACCCCAGGCCGTTGGCCGCCGCGTCCACGACCGAGATGCCCGGCCGGTTGTGCAGGGCGAACGCCTCGGCCCGGCCCATGAGGATGCAGTTGGTGATGATGAGGCCGACGTAGGGGCCGAGCCGCTTCGACATGTCCCAGTAATAGGCCCGGAGGAACTGGTCGACGATGATGACGAAGGTGGCGATGATGGCGACCTCGGCGATCATGCGGATGCGTCGCGGGATCGCTTTCCTGAGGAGCGAAAGGATCAGGCTCGACATCATGACGACGAAAACGACCGACGCCCCCATCACCAGCGCGTTCTCCAGCCGCGTCGTGATCGCCAGGGCCGAGCAGACCCCCAGGATCTGGACGGCAATGGGGTTGTCGTTCCAGATGCCCGCGCGGAACGCCAGGATCGGTCGCCCGCCGGCGCCCGGCATTCCGCCCGCCCTGTTCGGTGCGCTAGCGCCCATTCGCCGCCTCCGGCTCCACGATCTGGCGGGCCACCTGGTTCAACATGTCTTTCACGCGCTGGCTCGTCATCGAGGCGCCCGTGATGGCCTGGACCTGGAGGCCCGCTTCGCCCGCTGG
The Planctomycetota bacterium DNA segment above includes these coding regions:
- a CDS encoding FAD-binding oxidoreductase; this translates as MIYLVSIAMFVGLLAALALFLIAAERFLLDYGICKVSVNAGERVLEVEGGQSLLEALGSQEIYVPSACGGQGTCGYCKVTVLAGGGPVLPTELPYLARKDIRAGLRLACQVKVRQDLDLRIPEEILNVRLYSATVESTRDLTYDTKEIRLRLVEPAEIAHRAGQYVQIQAPSPAGPVWRAYSISSPVHEPNVVELVVRLVPGGIASTYLHNLKAGDPVTFTGPFGEFRLSEEPETEVVCVAGGCGLAPIKNIVESMLARWPDRPAWLFFGCRTTRDVFYYEKFKRLAADHPSLRVVYALSDELEPGEKWDGETGFIHLSVDRFLQPGVKRQAFLCGPPVMVEAVQRVLEDKGLTPKDIFFDDFSTALPQGAAQAASTV
- a CDS encoding NADH:ubiquinone reductase (Na(+)-transporting) subunit E (Part of the NQR complex which consists of NqrA, NqrB, NqrC, NqrD, NqrE and NqrF; NQR complex catalyzes the reduction of ubiquinone-1 to ubiquinol by two successive reactions, coupled with the transport of Na(+) ions from the cytoplasm to the periplasm; NqrE is probably involved in the second step, the conversion of ubisemiquinone to ubiquinol.) — encoded protein: MNDTSALVIFVAAVFTNNILLTYFLGMCSFLACSREFPTAVGLGVAVTFVMTATTVINYLVYQYVLVPYDLGHLQFVVFIAVIAAFVQLVEMFLERFSPRLYYALGIFLPLITVNCAILGAALFMVNFGYTFFQAVGFGAGAGVGWALAIVLMAGLRQKMRYANIPAPFQGVAVTMIVTGVMALAFMGFAGMVSIQ
- the rsxE gene encoding electron transport complex subunit RsxE; the encoded protein is MPGAGGRPILAFRAGIWNDNPIAVQILGVCSALAITTRLENALVMGASVVFVVMMSSLILSLLRKAIPRRIRMIAEVAIIATFVIIVDQFLRAYYWDMSKRLGPYVGLIITNCILMGRAEAFALHNRPGISVVDAAANGLGYTFILAIIGLVRELGGTGTIVFGERVLLEIPNYPMNLVLRGAPGAFIALGFLVALLYALGLRKEREART